ATTTATTGAAGAAAAAGTTAATTGGGCGTTGAAAGAAGCAAATCTTTTTGAAGAGGTAAAAGACAAGTTATTTGATTCTGCTTTCAGCCTCTCTGGTGGGCAACAGCAAAGACTCTGTATTGCAAGAGCAATTGCAGTAGAACCACAAATACTTTTAATGGATGAACCTGCTTCAGCGTTGGACCCAATTGCAACACTACAACTTGAAAAACTCATAGAAAAGCTAAAGCAAGATTTCACTATAATAATTGTTACACATAATATTCAGCAAGCAGCAAGAGTCTCTGATTTTACAGCATTTTTATATCTGGGAGAACTTATTGAGTTCAACAGAACAGAAAAGCTTTTTACAACACCCAAAAATAAATTAACGGAAGATTATCTTGAAGGGAAATTTGGATGAGGTGATTTAAATGATAGAACAAAAATTAGCACTTTTAAACGAAAAGATCTTAAAAATGGCTTCAATTGCAGAAGAAATGGTAAAGCTTTCTGTTAAATCCATTGTTGAAAAGAAAATGGAACTCGCAGAAAAAGTAATTAACGAACTTGAACCGCAGGTAAATGAATTTGAAATTGAAATTGACAACCTTGCTATTGAAACATTGGCTTTGTATTCTCCGCAAGCAAAAATTTTAAGAAAAGTTGCAATGATTATAAAAATGGTAAAAGATATTGAAAGAGTAGGAGATCTCTCTGTAAATATTGCAGAGTTTGCAAGAGAACTCATTCCTCAGCCAGATGTAAAACCTTACATCGACTTACCAAGAATGACAGAATTTACAATCCAGATGCTCGATGATGCAATAACATCCTTTATTAACGAAGATGCAAAACTTGGAAAAGAGATCTGCTTAAGAGATGACGTGATAGATAATCTAAACGACCAAATCATTAGGGAACTAATTACATACATGTTAAGCGACCCAAAGACAATCAACAGGGCAATTCTT
Above is a window of Caldisericaceae bacterium DNA encoding:
- the pstB gene encoding phosphate ABC transporter ATP-binding protein PstB; this encodes MVKVEVKNLNAYTKKQHILKNINLEFEEKSVTAIIGPSGCGKSTFLRSLNRMNDFFEDITIEGSVLIDGKNIYDKDVDVYKLRKQVGMVFQKPNPFPKSIFENIAYGLRIQGIKDKKFIEEKVNWALKEANLFEEVKDKLFDSAFSLSGGQQQRLCIARAIAVEPQILLMDEPASALDPIATLQLEKLIEKLKQDFTIIIVTHNIQQAARVSDFTAFLYLGELIEFNRTEKLFTTPKNKLTEDYLEGKFG
- the phoU gene encoding phosphate signaling complex protein PhoU yields the protein MIEQKLALLNEKILKMASIAEEMVKLSVKSIVEKKMELAEKVINELEPQVNEFEIEIDNLAIETLALYSPQAKILRKVAMIIKMVKDIERVGDLSVNIAEFARELIPQPDVKPYIDLPRMTEFTIQMLDDAITSFINEDAKLGKEICLRDDVIDNLNDQIIRELITYMLSDPKTINRAILIIRVSENIERIADQATNIGEYVVYIGEGKDIRHHHFENEENGK